The following are encoded together in the Acanthochromis polyacanthus isolate Apoly-LR-REF ecotype Palm Island chromosome 14, KAUST_Apoly_ChrSc, whole genome shotgun sequence genome:
- the bard1 gene encoding BRCA1-associated RING domain protein 1, with protein sequence MDDNFGVQTKDWENTKEAVANFRRLLLCSKCSSLMKEPVCLGMCEHMLCRSCAGPQAGDGCVVCRSPAWVKDIQINRQLSSIVQLFCDLESLLDPVKQPDSAVGEIQTQPESSVFKNKKHFKIWFSPRSRKVRCTVEKPSDATVPDSRSPGETAAAQLSTLTAQRGDLSVFNFTSSSQDSGSSSSQRCHSESRNVKKRSNKKNDISRRVVVQGAGRATRKQTKQNMKKKMLEAINQKWGITEEVQASSENEQPSADGARRSSKRVSFLSPPVTSDEPQPEVAQGSANELSAARSTMRESLSGGSITVLNYQTQPGQSMSNSGVQDDKLSANDPNPDDCPDKQDTLSPTELSSKRSRVAEKNCTLESTPKRPRASPGRRRKSVGQMSPAVLNPSSLTGPRCDKKTKTSRGEVGSSPSALLPAISERHRKSPRSPSASVGRPSSGSPAVMKRNHKGETPLHLAAIKGDVEAVKELLDQGADPNLKDNAGWTPLHEACNLGHLAVVEVLITRGALLNTPGYENDSPLHDAVRNGHPAIVKLLLQFGASQNVLNLYGKRPADYAASLEMLEIFQEASEGTQYANAHASSSPSASLTVVKECVRRDQSAVFLATKLSRPEQRKLAKLGPLLGGRTADAFSGSVSHVVVPEGQMPTTYSTLLGVLAGCWVVRYSWVEACVQAGKWMPEAEHEAGEGPQRSRINRCSLLPPLFDGCFFFLLGSFKAPTKDELTRLIREGGGQLLSRQPKPDSDVTQTLSAAAYHALPGSDQALCTQYIIFDPQGPHKPAVVRRGKVWSAPSTWIINCIAAFRLLPVADPQMLV encoded by the exons ATGGATGACAATTTCGGCGTGCAGACGAAGGACTGGGAGAACACTAAGGAGGCGGTGGCAAATTTTCGACGACTGCTGCTTTGTTCCAAATG ctCGAGTTTAATGAAGGAACCTGTTTGTCTGGGAATGTGTGAGCATATGCTGTGCAG GTCCTGTGCCGGCCCCCAGGCAGGAGATGGCTGCGTGGTGTGTCGCAGTCCTGCGTGGGTGAAGGACATCCAAATCAACAGGCAGCTCAGCAGCATCGTACAGCTCTTCTGTGATTTAGAGTCCCTGCTCGATCCCGTAAAACAACCAG ACTCCGCTGTGGGTGAGATTCAAACACAGCCAGAGAGCTccgtttttaaaaataagaagcaCTTCAAGATCTGGTTCAGTCCCCGTAGCCGCAAGGTACGCTGCACCGTGGAGAAACCTTCAGACGCCACTGTACCAGACAGCAGGTCTCCTGGagaaacagctgcagcacagcTAAGCACCCTTACTGCTCAGCGGGGGGACCTGTCAGTTTTCAATTTCACCTCGTCCTCCCAAGACTCCGGCTCTTCTTCGTCTCAGAGATGCCACAGTGAAAGCAGAAACGTGAAGAAGAggtcaaacaagaaaaatgatatCAGCAGGCGTGTGGTGGTGCAAGGAGCCGGCAGAGCCACACGTAAACAGACAAAGCAGAATATGAAGAAGAAGATGCTAGAGGCTATAAACCAGAAATGGGGAATTACTGAGGAGGTACAGGCCTCATCTGAAAACGAGCAGCCCAGTGCTGACGGGGCAAGAAGGTCCAGTAAAAGGGTTTCTTTTCTAAGCCCTCCTGTCACCTCTGATGAGCCTCAGCCTGAAGTGGCACAGGGGAGTGCTAATGAACTCAGTGCTGCCAGAAGCACAATGAGAGAGAGTCTCTCAGGGGGCAGCATCACTGTACTGAATTACCAAACTCAGCCCGGACAAAGCATGTCGAACAGTGGTGTTCAGGATGACAAACTGTCGGCAAATGACCCCAACCCTGATGACTGTCCTGACAAACAGGACACCTTATCTCCCACAGAGCTTTCCTCAAAAAGATCCAGAGTGGCGGAGAAAAACTGCACCTTGGAAAGCACTCCAAAACGACCAAGGGCTTCTCCAGGCCGAAGGAGAAAATCAGTGGGTCAGATGTCCCCAGCTGTCCTTAATCCTTCATCTTTGACTGGTCCCCGGTGTGATAAGAAGACCAAAACCTCTAGAGGAGAAGTGGGAAGCAGCCCCTCTGCCTTACTCCCCGCGATCAGTGAAAGGCACAGAAAATCTCCCCGTTCTCCCAGTGCATCTGTTGGACGGCCCAGCTCGGGAAGCCCTGCAGTTATGAAGAGGAACCACAAGGGAGAGACCCCGCTGCATCTGGCTGCAATAAAG GGAGATGTAGAAGCTGTCAAGGAATTGCTGGACCAAGGGGCTGACCCCAACCTGAAAGATAACGCTGGGTGGACACCTCTG CATGAAGCATGTAACCTTGGTCACCTGGCAGTTGTGGAGGTGTTGATCACAAGAGGAGCCCTGTTGAACACGCCTGGCTATGAAAACGACTCTCCACTCCACGATGCTGTGAGGAATGGACATCCAGCCATTGTGAAACTGCTTTTGCAGTTTGGTGCCTCGCAGAATGTCCT CAATCTGTATGGAAAGCGCCCTGCGGATTATGCAGCGAGTCTGGAGATGCTGGAGATTTTCCAAGAAGCCTCAGAAGGAACCCAATATGCTAATGCTCATGCATCTAGTAGCCCATCAGCCAGCCTCACTGTG GTTAAAGAGTGTGTGAGGAGGGATCAAAGTGCGGTGTTTTTGGCCACTAAGCTGTCACGGCCGGAGCAACGCAAGCTGGCCAAACTGGGACCGCTACTGGGAGGGAGGACGGCCGATGCTTTTTCTGGCTCAG TGAGCCATGTTGTGGTGCCAGAAGGACAAATGCCCACCACCTACTCCACCCTCCTGGGTGTTCTTGCTGGCTGCTGGGTTGTCAGATACAGCT GGGTGGAGGCATGTGTGCAGGCAGGGAAATGGATGCCTGAAGCTGAGCATGAAGCAGGAGAAGGCCCCCAGCGCAGTCGCATCAACAGATGTAGCTTG CTTCCGCCGCTCTTCGACGGctgtttcttcttcctgctcgGCTCCTTTAAGGCTCCCACCAAAGACGAGCTCACCAGGCTGATCCGGGAGGGAGGAGGTCAGCTCCTGAGCCGGCAGCCGAAGCCAGACAGCGACGTGACGCAAACCCTGAGCGCTGCAGCCTACCACGCCCTGCCGGGCTCCGACCAGGCCCTCTGCACCCAGTACATCATCTTTGACCCCCAGGGCCCTCACAAGCCTGCAGTGGTCAGACGAGGCAAGGTGTGGTCTGCCCCCTCCACCTGGATCATCAACTGCATTGCAGCCTTCCGCCTCCTCCCAGTGGCAGACCCTCAAATGTTGGTTTAa